DNA from Drosophila gunungcola strain Sukarami chromosome 3L unlocalized genomic scaffold, Dgunungcola_SK_2 000002F, whole genome shotgun sequence:
CCCTACCCCTCGACGGACCAGAATCCCTACCAGAGCATCGGAGTGGACAGCTCCGCCTTCTATTCGCCGTTGGTAAGTGCACtcgaaataattttaatggaGGTATGGcaagattttattttcttaaacgAATAGAAtctcaaattaattattattatttaaggaacaaatttatcaatttataaaaaaagttgacagccgaaaaaaatttcttttaaaacagaaaaaactcGTATCTCCTAAATTTGTAtactttcattttatttaaataattttaccaTGTCAAACATTGCCAGTGATAAATGTGggaaacgtttttttttttaatttaaattttaaaacattaaacattaaaaaatttacaaatttgtttttaaaattcaaatcatttgaaattaaaataatcatataaaattttattaaaaattttgaaattaaataagatGAAATCAGGCCAAGAGGCATAGGCCTTTATGTGGcactaaaaaatatagttttttccAAGTGTTTATGGCCAAGAGGCGGAGGGCCAAGAGCCATGGGCCAGAGGGCTAAATGGATTATCTCAACGTATGACTTTAATTGTGTAGTCAGTGGCTTTTGTCCGCAGCTTAGGAGGGAGACaaaaacaacgacaacgacaacgacaacaacagagcaacaacgacaacgacaacgacgatGGCTTGTCAATGCAGTCGACTAAATCGAATTATCATTATGGCTGACTGAAGCTCAGTCAAACCTCATTTGGCTCCGTATCGAGGGTTTAGTTTCTCCCAGCCCCCAGCCCCCAGCCCTCAGCCCGCCACTCCTTTTCTATCTCCGTCTATCCATCTACCTAATTTATAAGCCCGTTTACTCCGCCGGTTCCCTACTCCCAACTGCCAACTGCCAACTGTAGGCGACTTCCATTGCGATATTTGATACTTTGCATAAAGAAAGGCAAAATCATTGGAAACAAAACATATTGCCCCATGGCCTCAATTACACTCCACTCTctttgtgtatgtgtgggcTAATCAAGCTTatgtttctgtgtgtgtgtgagcacCATAAACACACAGCAGGGGGTAAAAATAGTAGTGGTACATATGCagttaacttaatttattattttgaccaaAAAGTCTAATAATGGTCTTTGGGGGAAAGCAAGATAGCCGtgctttacaattttaaagtcATTGGAaacaacaaattcaaatttaaatattaattgtgaataacaaattatttcacATTCAAATTGATAACGTATTTTTCTTATAcggaattgtttttttttttttaataaaaattaaaaccgttgATTGATTTTCTAATGAAAATTTGAACTATCTTTATTTGGTAATATCTTTAAATTCATATACTGAATTTTGTTCAATCTTAAATTTCTCATATTATTTTGTCCGCCACTGTATTCATATTGGCTCTAAGTGACCGCTGAAATGTACACGAGCACAGCATGACTGAAGTAAAACACACGCTGCTGCTTTTGCATTTGCTGCTGGCCTGAATGAAAGGCAAACACAAGCAAAAGCACaagcacaaacaaacacataaAATTGGCAACAATATGTATAACAACAATGTGGACAGTATTTAGCCTTGGCAAATAACTAACTGCCCGAGATGGATAGGCCAAACAGCTTAGCTGGAAGTGCCCAAATAACCGAGCAAGTGTTTTATAAGGACATCATGTTGCCGCATCGTACAgcagataaatattttcatcGACGTGGCTTGTGTACACAATATTTTGTTCGAAAATCTGTCGAAAAATGTGTTGGCCACTTTGTTGCCAACCTCTTAATTTGTGgtgtaaatttttaaattatattcaacacaccaaataattaagaaaatgtatataaagtaaatatcagggaatttaacaaatatagTTCAGTTACATCTTTCtaatttataataaagtaATTGTTTGCCTGGCAAGCAGCAAAttgaactattttattttattaacaataaGAATTTAATGGGATTTTTTAATAGCAGTATACAACCGTGAATCATGTTATCAACtttacaaatatgtttttaataattgtattttaaacgACTTGTAGTTTATTAACACACTTGgccatatatttattatgttattaaaaatacaacataGGTTTAAGACTATTTTTTGTATAGTATTTTTTGACTGCGACAGATTATAAACCTGTGTCTTTTGAGACACTtttctcaaaatattttcttatagGGCATGTAAAGTTcaagttaaattataaaacacgTTTCATAAATTGCTCCTAATTTGGAGAAATCTTAAAACACTTGTCCGACTTTGTCAACAGTATATCCCCAATGTTTACGAGGGCTGTAATAAGCACATTAGTTTGAACGATCTAATTAATAAGAACGCAGACACAGTCTAATCAACTTGGGCGGCTCACGACGAGTACTTCAAAGAAAACCTCCTCACGGAGTGATGTAAGGGGCAAAAGGGAAACCCCCGGGAAAGGAGAGGAAAAGCAAATGGGGCGGAGACGTCTGCGGCGGCAGCCACCAAAGTGTCatgttaaattgttatttacaACAACAGGAAATTCATTCGttctttttttcctctttttttttcgtttttgttattttctggCAAGCACCTGACCGAGTGTCTTCTTTATCGGTCGTCACGAAGCGCatacttttaattaagaaaatatctCAGAGGGCACGATAAGATGTCGTCGCTCAATTTTTGGGGAGACGAGGTGTTAATACTTGGATTTTTAGAGGGAAGATCTAGCGAAATCTGACATTGTGCCCCCCGGTTTTTGATTGGTAAATAAATCTGAGCTAGGGCCTTTCGATGGCGATCCAATACCTGTTCCAACGacattttgataaatatatttgtcacTCGGTCGCGGCATTTTCTGGCCAACAGAAGAGTGGCGGGATGGGGGTGGGGggttgaaaaattaataaacaacgGCATACATGAtgttaagcaattaaaaatgttaataccGTTTCATAAATCAAGAGCTCACAAAAGCCCGGCTCGACAGGGCCAACCAGATTGGGCGGCGATCTGGCCAATAGTTGTCGCTCATAAATCCGGCTGTCATTTTCCGAGGGCATAAATCGCAGCACGCCACAAACAGAAACCAAAGCGagccaaattaaaattcaaagtgTCAGACTGCTGCTTTCATATAACAATAACCAATAATCGGCGCTCCGGCTTAGATAATGCCGATTTTCGGAAAGTTGCTGCcttaaattatgtatttttccGTATCGATCGGTGTATCTGTCTCTGAAATATGGCCAGCAAGACGGCATTTGCTTGTTCAGCTGCGAAATATGTTGCCAAATTATAAATTCCATGTTAACAAAATTGTCAACTTTGGGAACTGTGGGAAAATGCTTTGTTCGCGGCGGCGGCTCACATAATAACTCAATTCAATGCTGAATTCTTAATCGTTTCAGAGCAATCCGTACGGACTCAAGGACACGGGCGCGGGTCCGGAGATGGGAGCTTGGACTTCGGCCGGACTGCAGCCCACCACGGGCTATTATTCCTACGATCCCATGTCGGCCTATGGGTAAGCATAATCAGCATAATTTAATTAGGCGATTCCTGGAAAAATAGAATTGAATGACAATTGCGTGGCTCTCTGCCACAAATTAAGACTCCGTACCCCATACCAAACCATAATTAATTGCGtctaatagaaaataaatagaaagCCTTTTAGTCCAATTTAAATACATGGCGAATACGGCGAATCAAACGCAATCGCGCGCCcataattaattacaaaatatttgcgagtacttgaaattgatttgaatttaattgcttGCAGCGGCGGCTGCTGCGATGCCCTCTGTTCCTCCGATTTCCTGCGTTTTCCTACGCTTTTTTCCCCGCTTTCCCGTCGATTTTCCACCAGCCAGGGCCAATTGCTCTAGGGACTGGcgataataaaatatgaattgtTCGAAACCGTATGAGAGCgcgaaattatttatttatgattgcTGCAAAAATAATAGCAGTTAATTGCACGCCTGTGCGAGCAACGCACACCATCCACAGAgttatgatatatatatataaacattgtGCTAATGCACTGAAAGTAAATATATCAGATAttgttaaattcaaaaagctttgaataaaaatagGTAATGTTCACAATTATcagcaaataaatgaaagaaCCTTTGCAGAAGATTTGTGATTAACCAAAACTTGTCATACAATGCTAGACAGTGCCATTTCTAAGatatctaaaaaataaagttgtttcagcttaaattaaaataattaaaataattacttatactaatttatattaaatttggaaatttatATTGTGGATTTAAGAAAATAggatcatatttatttatgtgcatAGAAAAAGTATAGctaaatgaatattttattttaaaactaccAAAAagactattttaaatattggatcttttatttttcatctgatagtttgaaaaagtttttattcattttattcaCTGTGTAAGTGCGTGATTTTCTGGAATGTTCGGTATAATTAGCacctattaaataaatatgttgaGCATATGAAAAACCTGCAGAATTTGTTGATGTGTATGCACATGCATTAAGCCTTAAGTATGTACACACGTGGGTGCACACACAAGTGCGTACGCTTACATACAGGAGTGATTCGATGGCCAGGAGAAAGGAGGCAGGAGAAAGGAGACAGGAGGCGTCTCCCCAGTCCCTGTCCGTATTTAATTCCGAATCCAAATCGAGGGGAAGAGCTGCAAAGTGGAGTGGCTGAAAATGCTGAGTGGCATGCAACGGCTGCGGCTTCCCGTTGGACGGTTGGTCCGCATAGTCCGCATGGTCCGCACTGTATGTTGATATGTTGGTAGGTTGGATTGGATCGGTTCgctttcgtttcgtttcgtttgggCCCGGCTTGCGTGCGGAAAGCCCATGAAATCGAGCTGCAGCTAAGTGAATGAATGAGTGAGTGAGTTGTAAGCGATGCATGTTGGTGGGCggaggggggcgtggcagcaggTGGGGGAGGAGGTAGGAGGGAGGAGAGAATGGAAAGGGGCGGAGAGGTGTGAGCCGCAAATGAACGCCATGTTGGCCGCCATATTGAGCGACAGTACATACGCACGTACTTACCAATGTACCGCCGTTTGTATGTACTTAGACCCGAATCTGGCTACACTATAGCAAAAagcttattttattattgacaCTGTTATTTATTAGTTggtaaaattaattgtaaaaatatacttCTTAAACactagaaaacaaaaaagctaTGCAAAAAATACTTTGCTTTGAAAGTACTTTGTTTACAATTCCGCTTATGACGCttaaaagtgatttttaaaaaattgtaataatcaATTTTCGATTGTGCTGCGTTTTTTATCATTCACAGTGTTTTTTggtcattaataaatatataccaTTTAGTTGaaagtaaaagaaattaaaattaataaagttttgaGTAAATAAGTAACGTTAATATCTTCAGTTAAAGGTTTTTGAAGCCCAGCAATTAAATGAAAGAACTTTCCACAAGGATTTTATATAGTTAGTACTTTCACATGGTCTATACTAGATTTTATTATTCGTTCAAGAAAAACCctattttaaaccaaaattttcTAGGCACAAAATcctttttcgttttattataGAACTGTAAATGGAAATGTAAAAAGAagatttatttgtattatcgCAATTGCAATCTTGTCactgaaatgttttttttttccggtgTGTAGGCGTGTATATATTTACGGGTTGACAATCATTTAAGAGAGGAACGATTGCGCTTTGTTTTGTTCATCGTCACAAATTGGGGCCGGAGTGGGAAACTCGGAAAGGTGGAAAATCTGACTGACTGGCAGTCAGTCAGTCCATCTGTTTGCCTGTCTGGCAGATGGCAATTGCAGagggtggtgggtggttttTGATGGGAAAGGGGGCTGAGACTGAAAACCTTGAGTGGGGGAGGTGGGGAGTACTGACAGCCAGTGTAATTACCCAGTGACAGGCATGAACGTGTCTGCTCACGGGAGCCAAGAGCCAAGAGCCAATGTCATTTGTGCTTCATGCGGCAGGCAGCAGCATTATTTGTTCGAAATGTACCCACCGCCGCCCGTAAATCGCAACTCGCAGATAATGGCCGCCGTAATTGGTGGCTCCGACCAAATTGCATGTGGCTCGTATAAAAGCTGAAATGTAAATGTGTGTAAGCCGGTCTAAAACTAATAAGCGGCCCATTCAGCCGACCGCTATGTGACCATATAGCCGTGtccgtgtgtttgtgtgaacAAGAATGTGATTTGTTAACAAGATTATGGCCCGCCAGCAGCACCAGTAGCAGCAGCCAAAGccaaatcatttttttcattttttttgtttttgtttacgaGCTATGCCAAAAGAACATACATACATTCGGTTGTACATGCATTTCGAGGCACTGCAATTATATGGCGAATACAAAAATAGGATGCGTGCCAATTACGGACAAATTGATGTTTGCTAGGTTGTAAAACATAACAGCACAAAAAGCCCACAAAGCGTATCACTCGATTCGTATCCGTCGAATCCGACAACCGACAACTACCGACCTACGCGATAATCATATAGCCCGCCATATACAATAAAACCAACTGCCTTCAGCCTTAAATTATGGGCATCACAACCTCTGGTCACGGCTATTGGACAAATCTGAGTTCTTTCTTCAGGCGGTCAGTGGAAGATCTCTTGTGcccttttgtttatttcttaaacaaatgtttttatttaagctgCATTAAATTCCCTTGAATAAGACTTAATTGGTTAATTGTttctacaaaaatattaagaatatATGTAGCTTGAACATCAAATAACCAAATTTACTTTGCAAATTAAGTCTTTGCAACCATCACTTCTtgcttttcttaataaataattattttactaaattttccatgcaattatttattcaaaatatcaACATTTCGTTTTAAAACCAACTACAAGTCCTTTTAAGAGTCCCTTAAGAccacacacaaaaataatttgttttacttattgttagttgtaaaatatttgtaaaatgtttttaaatgatttttggtAGTTTTATGTAAACTGTTTAcctaaaaatatcaaataaaatataaaaacgcATAAAACAACCTATCTCTATTTCAATAAAGTTTGTTCAGGCCGAAAAAGACCCGGCTTTTAGAGAGATCCCGTACTGTTTTTAGTTTGCTGGGTAAAAAAATCCACGAGACTTCCTCCAAACTCTTGTGCTAATCACTGGCAACGTCCTCCACACTGCACGCAATCAGGGTCGACTAGCGGTACtaccaaaaaaacacaataaaagtGGGATAAAAAAGCAGCAGAAGGCAGAAGGAGAAAGGACGTCGAATTTACATTCGACGGGCAGCGGTCCCGAGTTTCGTTCTTTATCTTGTTGTAAAATTCACCGCACACAAACTGTTGATTGTGGCTCCATAAAAATCCCATGAAAAAGAACCAAAACGTTGAGTAAAGAAGGATGAAACTGGGATTGGGGGGCAGAGAACCGAGAGCCCGAAAGTGAAAAGCGGATGAGCCGGATGTGCAACGGAGTTCGCATGGTTTGGGGCTTAATTTAGCTAGGAAGTGCTGGGGGTTCAGGACCACCATAGACCATTATTGCAGAGGACGGATGGTTGATGGGGTTGgggatgatgatgacgatgccACAGCCTCTGGTGGCTTAAAAAATGCGATAAGTGCACTGCCGAACAGAACTGGCGGAGTGGAATATAGTACAACTGGATCACCCGGTTGCACCCACTTGTCGTCCTCGTTATTGCCGGAGACgctgtgttgttgctttttgtGGCCGTGCCCTGTTTCACAACTatgttttacaatattttgacGTTGTATTACACTGGCAGGACGAGGACCCCGAGCTCCGGGGAGCAATACGGCTCAGCACTATGGAGCTCGGAGCGGAGGCGGTAGGAAAACATCAATTTGAGTTTTCCgcattttaatgaatttccaTGTTTCGCTGCTGCCACGATTTTTTTGGGCTCTGCAATTAGAATGAGAATACGGCTGCAAAGCGAACTTTTAAATCACAAAACCTATGTTTCTGCTTAAATTTCACAAGAAATGCTCAACACTTCATTTAAAAACTCTTTCTGAAGTTTCAGGCTGTGACTTTATTTAGATTgaactattttaatttgtctttGAACTTACAGATTTGTAATTATTAACTATATTCCTctaataaaattcttaattattttttttctaagaaTAAACAATGTTGTTaagtatatacaaattattacaacttaattatacacataaaCTGATTAAATACGATGAATTTCGATTATGTCTTTTCTCTAAATAGCGGATTGCTTATTTCTAATTCCAGTTATGGAGCCAGTTATGATCTGGCCGCGCGTCGCAAGAACGCCACCCGCGAATCCACGGCCACGTTGAAGGCCTGGCTGAATGAGCACAAGAAGAACCCTTATCCGACGAAGGGCGAGAAGATCATGCTGGCCATCATCACCAAGATGACCCTCACCCAGGTGTCCACTTGGTTCGCGAATGCCCGCCGCCGGCTGAAGAAGGAGAACAAGATGACCTGGGAGCCGAAAAATCGCACggatgacgacgacgatgcACTGGTGTCGGACGATGAAAAGGACAAGGAGGACTTGGAGCCGAGCAAGGGAAGCCAGAGTGGCAGCTTGGCAAAAGGTAAACGATCTTTGGGGTGTCTACTAGGGATTAAGTGCTTATAGCTGCTGTTTCTTTGAACCAGATGAGACCAAAGAGGAGGAGGATGCCATAGACGAGGACCAGAAGTGCTTGGGTCAGGCGAACATACTGCGGGCGGGCTTTGGCTATCCCTCGGCTGGTagtgctggtggtggtggtggctaTCCGGGCGGAGGAGGCTCCGCCGGCGGACACCCGGGTGGCTATCACCCCTATCACCATCAGCATCCCGCTTACTACCAGGCCGGCCAGCAGGGCATGCTGCCCTTTCAGCACGGAGAGGGTTCCAAACTGCAGGGCGATCTTGGGGATCCAAAAAACCAGCTAGGCCGGGACTGTGGCGTGCCGATTCCAGCTACCAAGCCGAAGATCTGGAGTCTGGCCGACACAGTTGGCTGCAAGACCCCACCGCCGGCTTACATGGGTCACCAAACGATgccgctgcagcagcagcagcagcagcaatcagcagcaacaggcacagcagcaacagcagcaatatcCTCCGCAGGATGCAGGACGGGATCAGCAGCTGTTCAATGGGGCCGCAGCTCCCTACCTGAGGCCGCACACCACGGCCTACGGGGGTTTTCTAGGGGCTACGACCCAGCAGCTGCATACTACGAGCAGCAATATCCCCTACAGCAATATGCCccctcagcagcagcagccgcagcagcagcagcagttgcaagtGGGCGGTACCATCCATACTACGGCAAGTTCGAGCGGACCACTGCAGTTCcatccgcagcagcagcagcagccgcagcagcagcagcagcagcagcggcatcagcagcagcaactgctgCAGCAATCTCAGTCCACAGCGAGTCAGCGGGCGATGGGGTTTCTCGAAGCCCAACCAGATACTCCACCCCAAACTCCGCCGAATATGAAGGTGCTGAGCGGAGCTTTGAGTCTCCTGCCTACCGCTTCTCAAGCCCCTATGATCGCTACCTGTCGCAGCAGTAATGCCTTCGGCTTCACCACCTCCAGCTACCCCATGAACTTCTCGGCCCGGATCGGGATCGGGGAGTACTCGCCGCGGGATGACTACAGCAGCgggaacagcagcagcagcagctcatCGTCGCCGCAACTGCAGCGCAATGAGGCCATGTTCAAGCCGGTCTTTAGGAAGTTCACCAACACCAACTAATCGGAcggcatatatatatatagtatatagtagcAAACCACTATATGGGATCGTGCAAATCAACAGACGGATTGTGTAATATTAACTGTAGCCCCCGCCCCCGTATATTGCGCGTTAAGTAACTTCAAGTTTCATTCAAGTTATGCATCGTATCTAGAGTACCAGATCAAATGTTTCTCTTCAAAACTGCAATGTAAGCTTAGGCTAAATACTAAACTAGCGCAATAAGATTGTAAACTGTGATACGTTTTTCATTGTCTAACAGACTTCACACTAAACACTTCGTCTATATGAACACATaatctaaataattttaactcgtttaataaaattctttataatCATGAAATAAtgatgtgtttttaatttggaatGGAAACTTTGGTAAAGTAAGTATGTCTATATTATGAGATTAAAGTTTATGATTAAAATAACTTCAAAATTCTTGACAATACTCATTGCTCATATAAATTAGATATTTACGAAGTCTGTAAAATTTGGTTATCTGCTCTTTTTAGAAAT
Protein-coding regions in this window:
- the LOC128257441 gene encoding LOW QUALITY PROTEIN: homeobox protein araucan (The sequence of the model RefSeq protein was modified relative to this genomic sequence to represent the inferred CDS: deleted 1 base in 1 codon) yields the protein MAAYTQFGYGGFPSASQLLPPSAQVPTEDASANVNVNVNEALVMTNAPAMSPTGGQDCQGSQPPGGAGGDASSGALSPNALSQNSNAATVVGAGAGSSAGGGAGADLTTGGSLDGNGVGTTPTAGNAGGSCCENGRPIMTDPVSGQTVCSCQYDSARLALSSYSRLPAASVGVYGTPYPSTDQNPYQSIGVDSSAFYSPLSNPYGLKDTGAGPEMGAWTSAGLQPTTGYYSYDPMSAYGYGASYDLAARRKNATRESTATLKAWLNEHKKNPYPTKGEKIMLAIITKMTLTQVSTWFANARRRLKKENKMTWEPKNRTDDDDDALVSDDEKDKEDLEPSKGSQSGSLAKDETKEEEDAIDEDQKCLGQANILRAGFGYPSAGSAGGGGGYPGGGGSAGGHPGGYHPYHHQHPAYYQAGQQGMLPFQHGEGSKLQGDLGDPKNQLGRDCGVPIPATKPKIWSLADTVGCKTPPPAYMGHQTMPLQQQQQSNQQQQAQQQQQQYPPQDAGRDQQLFNGAAAPYLRPHTTAYGGFLGATTQQLHTTSSNIPYSNMPPQQQQPQQQQQLQVGGTIHTTASSSGPLQFHPQQQQQPQQQQQQQRHQQQQLLQQSQSTASQRAMGFLEAQPDTPPQTPPNMKVLSGALSLLPTASQAPMIATCRSSNAFGFTTSSYPMNFSARIGIGEYSPRDDYSSGNSSSSSSSSPQLQRNEAMFKPVFRKFTNTN